A region of the Myxococcus stipitatus DSM 14675 genome:
GCTCGCGAGCGCGCGACACGAAGTCGTCCACCGGCGCCCCCACCTTCGCGGAGAGCGCCGCCACCCGCTCGAGCAGGAACTGGAAGTCCCCGGGCGTGAAGCGCGAGCGCCTCGACAACAGCAGGCGCTGGAGTCCCTCCAGCCGCCCACCCTTCCCGTCCGCCAGGCCATCGCGCACCAGGGCCTGCATCAACTGCGGCACCGGGTCGCCTCGCTCCGCCAGCGCCTCCAACACCACGAGGAAGCCCGGCACATCCCGCGTCGAGGCCAGCACGTATTGCGAGCGGTGCTGGAGCAGCGCCATCAGCGCCACCGTGGACGCACGACGGTCGCCTCGCGTGAGCGCCGTCTCCACCGCGCGCGTCCGCACGAGCCGCTCCGCCCACGGGTCCTCCTGGTCGTCCGCCACCTCCGTCCCCGCGCGCAGCCGCGCATAGCGCTCGCTGGCGGGAGCCATCTCCCCCGTGTCATGCAGCGCGAGCCGAGGCAGCACCTGCCCACCGCGCTCGCGCAGATAGAGCCCCGGAGCCGGAGCCAGCGGGTCCGTCACGGCCGCCTCGAGCGAGGGCTTCGCGGCCTCCAACCTGTCCCGCAGCGACTGCGCCAGCGACGCCCGCGCGTATTGCTCCAGCGCCTCGCGCCGTGACTCCAGCGAGCGCCGGGCATCGTCACGCTCGGTGGCGAAGATGCGATGGAGAGAGCCCAGGCCCCACGCCAGGCCGATGAGGCCCAGGAGGAGCGCGACGAGCATGGGCAGCAACCGGCGGAGCATGAGCGCGGTTACTTTCCGGGGACAGGCGACGCGTCGGGGTCCAGGTTGGACAAGGAGCCCTCGCGGTCCTTGCGCTGGTCCAGCGACCCGGCCTTCTTGATGAGCGCCCCCAGTTCCACCACGTCGGGACGGCCCGTCAGCGGCGCGCCGATGTCCTGCCACAGCGCATGCAGCCGCGCCCAGTCGAGCGACCGCGTCCAGTGAGAACCCCGCAGCTTCTCCGCGAAGGCCGCGGCCACGAAGGCCAGGCGCGACTCCGGGGCCGCTCGCGCGCTCGACGAGCGCAGAGTGCTCGACGGCAGGTACTTGTACGCGCGGCGCCAGCTCGTGTTCTCGCCCACCTCGTAGAGCACACGCGCGGTGGCGAAGGAGATGCCAGGGCCAATCAGCTTCACTTCGTAGATGGCCGTCACGGACGCACCCGCCTTCATCGGCACGGCCTCCGGCTCCGCGTCATCATCGAGCGGCTCCGGCGTGGCGGACGTCTGCTCGTACCCCACCAGCCGATAGCGGGCGACCACCCTCCGGTCGAACTCCACCTGCATGCCCACATCGCTGAAGTCCTCGAGGGAGTGCAGGCTCACTCGCACGAAGTGGTAGCCCTTGCGGCTGGGCGAGGGATATCCCTCCACGTGGAGCTTGAACGGGCCCACGAGCTCCCCGGGCTCGCCCAGGTCGAAGCTGTTGACGAAGTCCTCCACTCGCACGGACTCCTCGGGAGGCAGCGTGTCGCGAGCCAGGTAGCCCTTCGTCAGCACGTACGACGCGGTGCTGACCCGCAGCGGATACGTGGAGATGCGCTCCTCCTCCGTGTCGATGGTCGGATTGACGCCGAAGCCTCGCGGGTCCAAGTCCCTCAGCAGCTTGCTCCCAGGAGCCAGCATGAGGGAGTTCGCAACACTGGGAGAGGGTGACGACTCCTGCGGCAACACCCACGGCGGAGCCCTGTCTCGAATGTCTCCACTCCGAGCCGACGCCATCCACGCGACGCCATCCGACTCCCAGCGCTGCGGTGGAGCCAATGGCGCCAGTGGCGAGAACGCGTGCGCCGGCGCGGTGCTCACCGCCCCCGTCCCCACCGACACCAGCTCCACCTTCAGGGCGAGCGCCTGCCCGGCCTCCACTCGCACGTCCGTGCGGATGACCGACTGGAAGGACTCCTTTTCGAAGCGCAGCGTGTAGCGGCCCGCGGGAAGCGCGGTGAGGGCGAAGTGCCCTCGCGCATCCGTCACCGCGCCGCGCGGCACCGGGAGCACCGGCGACTGAGCGGAGACCTTCACCCCCTCCAGCGGCTGCTGCCCGGGTGCCTGGAGGACGGCGCCCGACACGGAACCCTCTTGTGCCCACGCCGAGGAGGCGAGGCACAGGAGGACTCCGCACAGGTATCGCAGGAAAGCGGTCTTCATCGTGGAACCAGCGGCATGGGCACCCGGCGGGCTTCGCCTTGAAGCAGGCACAGCGTGCCGCAGCCGGGGCCTCGCATCATCATGGTTCCGTCATCATGGGGTCTTCGTCGAGGCGAAGGGCACATCCAGCACCGGCCGCGTCTTGGCGTCCGGCAGGTCGTAGTGCCACCACTCCATGCGGTTGGGGACGAAGCCCGCCCCCTCCATCGCCTCGCGGAGAATCTCGCGGTGCTTGCGCGAGGCCTCGGTGCCTCCCGCGTAGCCGTGGTGCGCCTCGGGCGTGAAGGTGTCGAAGGGCGTGGGCATCTCGACCTCCTTCCCCTCCAGCGTCACCAGCGTCAGGTCCACCGCGCCGCCCCGGTTGTGGTTGGAGCCCTTGCGAGGGTCCGCCACGTAGCCGGGCACGGGCATGATCTTCCACATCTCCCACTGCACCGCGCGCGGGCGATAGCAGTCGTAGACCTTCAGCCGGTAGCCCTGGGGCCGCAGCACCTCCGCCGCCGCCTTCAGCTTGCTCGCGGACTCCGGCAGCAGCAGGCAGCGCGCCGAGTCCGGGTACACCTTCTTCTTCAAGAAGTTGTCCGCCGTCGCGTAGCGGAGGTCCAGCGCCAGGTCCTCGACCACGGAGGTCGCATCGACCAGCGGCGCGATATCCCCCGCCTTCCGCGCCTTCGCGGGCTTGCTCTTCGCGGTGCTCGGAGCCTCGGCCAGCGCCGAGGTCCCCATGCACAGCCCCAGCACCCAGACCCACCGCCGCGCGCTCATCCTCGGGCCCCCGCCGCGTAGTGCGTCGGGTCCGGGACGCCCGCTTCCTCGAAGCCCTTCTTGCGCAGCATGCAGCTGTCGCAGCGCCCGCAGGCACCGCCCTGCTCATCCGGGTCGTAGCAGGAGTGCGTCATGCCGTAGTCCACGCCCAGACGCGTGCCCTCGCGGATGATGTCCGCCTTCGACATCCCCGACAGCGGCGCGTGCACGGTGAAGCGCGCACCCTCCGCGCCCGCCTTCGTCGCCAGGTTCGCCATCGCCTCGAACGAGCGGATGAACTCCGGCCGGCAGTCCGGATAGCCGCTGTAGTCCACCGCGTTGACGCCGATGTAGAGGTCCGTGGCCTCCACCACCTCCGCCAGGCCCAGGGCCAGCGAGAGGAACAGCGCGTTGCGCGCGGGCACGTACGTCACGGGGACACCGTGGCTCATCTCATCCGCCGGGCGGTCCTTGGGCACGTCGATGTCCGCGGTGAGCGCCGAGCCGCCAATCTGCCGCAGGTCGATGCCCACCACGCGGAAGTCCTTCACGCCCAGGGCCCGAGCGACTTCACGCGCCTTCTCCAGCTCCACCGAGTGACGCTGGCCATAGGACACCGCCAGGCACACCGGCTCGAAGCCCTGGGCCTTCGCCATGGCCACACACGTCGTCGAGTCCAGGCCACCCGAGAACAACACCACCGCTCGCTTCGTCATCAGTCCCTCCGCACTCCCTGCACCTTGTACGCCGTCTTGCACGTGCTGGGAGTACACGTGCAGGGGCCCGGAAGGAAGACGTCCGTCAGCGAGCCACACGCCATCGCCACGTCGTAGCCGTTCTCCGTGGGCCCCGGCGGGCTGCCGTCCGGCGTGCCTCCGTCGAAGCGCAGGCAATCCCGGTTCAGCTCCCGCGACTGGCTGTCGCTGAAGAGCGTCACCTTGAGCGTCTCTTCAATCTTCGAGTCCTTGCAGTCCGTGCCGCACGAGGCGCGGGGCGCGGTGGCGCTCAGCGTCGAGTCCACCGTCTGCCCTTCGTACTTCGCGTCCCGGTTGAAGCCCTGGACGGTGAACCAGCCCACGCCCCCGTCTTCGTTCTTGGAGAACGTGCCCTCGAAGCGGAACACCCCCGCGTCGTCGAGCTGCGCGAACTCCGGCATGGACGCATCACAGGTGGTGCCCGCCGGGTCGAGGCGGGCCTCGAACTGGAAGGTGCCCATGAGCTGGTTGCCCGGGTACACGGGGTCCGAGATGCAAGCCACCGCCGTCACGACGGCGGCGGCGGGGAGGACAGAGAGGGCGAGGTGCTTCAGGCGCATACGGCGCGAAAGGCTACACGGCTACCCGGCGTCGAGCACGGAAAGGGCCACGGCCCGGAAGGCGCCTCCGCGAGCGAGCACCGCGCCCACATCCACCCGCGCCGGGTCACTCCCACGCACCTCGGCGTCCAGCCGCGCCAGGACCCGCCCCGCCGCGAGCGACGCGGGCACCGCCTGGAAGGCCGCCACCGCGGCGGTCTCGAAACCGGACACCTCACCAGGACGCGAGAGCTTCACGCCGGACTCACCCAGCGCCAGGGCCAGCGCGCACAGGTAGCCCAGCTCCACCGCGCCGAAGCACGAGAGGGCACCGGCGCCCAGCACCAGGTCCTCGGCGCTGGCCAGGTATGCCTCGACGCCACCGACGGGGTCCACGTTCACCCGAAGCCCGCTCGCCCCCAGCGACGAGAGCAACGGGCGCAGCGCGGCGAACAGTCGCGGGAAGCGCTCGGCCGTCACCTGCAGCGCGTTGGCGGGGAGCGGATGGTGGAAACCCACGGGTACCGGCAGCGGCGAGAGGTGAGCCGCCATCGCCGGCGCCGTGCTGGACGAGAGCGCGGCGCCCACGCCATCCGCGCGCTCGGCGGACTCCACGCGCCCGAGGAGCCGCAGCGCCTCCGCGAAGAGCGTCCAGCCATCCACGTCCAGCGGCGAAGCGCGCAGCAGCTCCGGCCACACCCTCACGGCGAACGGCGCGCCCTCGGGCACGGGAGAGAGGCGCTCGCAGGACAGGCGGAGTCCCTCCGTGGACAGGACCCCCGCGTCGAAGAGCCGCTCGGCGAGCCTCGCCGCGGGAGACACGAGCTGCGCGTCCAGGTAGCCGCGCAGGATGGACTCCAGCACCACCGGCTCGTCGGTGAGCCGCTCGCGCAGGGCCAGGGCCTCGCCGGTGAGGCCACGCTGCTCCGCCAATCTCGCGCGGCGGGCCAGGCGCTCCTCGGTCTCCGGCAGCGCCTCCAACTGCGCGACGGCGTCGGCCACCTGGCCCAGCGCCTCGTAGGCATCCGCCAGTCGCTCGCGATGGGGGGACGCGGCGTCCGGGCCTTCCTCCACCGTCAGCCGCTCGGCGAGCGACACGAACTCGGCGGGCTGCCGCAGCTCGTCCACCAGCGCCAGCAGGTTGCGCAGCGCGGGCATGCAGGAGGCATCCGCGGCCAGCGCGCGCTCGAAGGCCGCGCGGGCCTCTTCCGGCTTGTCCACCGGGCTGAGCAGCAGCTCGCCCTGCTCCAGGTGCAGCGTGGCGAGGACTCGCGAGTCCTCCTCCTCGTCGATGAGGCTCGACAGCGTGCGCACGGCGGCCTCGAAGCGGCCCAGCCCCAGCTCCAGGGTGTGACGCTCGCGCAGCAACGACGCGCGGCGCGACGTCCACCCTTCCGCCGCCATGGCCAGGGCTTCCACGCGCGCCGCATCCGGCAGGGCGCGGACGCGCTGGAGCACGGCCTCCGCGAGCCCCTCGGGGAGCTTCTCGAGCCCCGGCAGCAGCAGCGTGAGCCGCGCGGCGAAGGAGGCGTCGGAGGACAGCTCGTCCAGGGCGCGCAGTCGCGGGAGCAGCGAGGCCCCCGAGGAGCGAAGCACCTCGTCGCGCAGCGCCACGGCGAACGCCAGGTCCCGTGGGGCGGACAGGGCCGCGAGCTCCAACAGGCCCTCCGCGTCCTCCTCCGCGCGCAGTCCATCCGCGAGCGCGGAGGCATGGGCGGTGTCCGCGTCCGGGTTGGCCGCCAGCGCCCACAGCGCCTCGCGAGTGCGCGCGGCATCCCCGGCCTGCGCGGCCATGGCCAGCGCGTCCGTCAGCTCACCCGCGGCCATCGCGGGCACGAAGCCCACTTCGAGCGCCCGCGTGAAGGCGCCCAGCCGGCCGAAGCGCTCCGCCAGCTCCGAGGGAGCGAGCATGTCCGGCGCCTCGGTGGCGATGCGCTCGATGACCTCCAGCGCGTCGCCGGGGGCACCCGCCTTCTCCCAGAGGTCGGCCGCCTCCAGCAGCAGCGGCGGACGCTCCTCCGGCGAGGCCAGCCGCGCCGCATGCAGCAGCGACTGCGCGGCCCGGGGCGCGTCACCCGAGGCGCGGTACAGGTGGGCGACCCGCAGCGAGGCGTCCACATCCGGCTCGGTCGCCGCCGCGGCCTTCGCCGCCTTCAGCGCGTCCGGCAGACGGCCCGCGCTCTCGAAGTCCTTCGCGGCGGACAGCAGGAGCACCAGCCGCTCGCGGCCCGTGCTCAGCTCCGCGCGGGCCACCCGGACCTCGGCGCGGCGTGAGGGCCCGTCGCTCGACAGCTTCTCCAGCTCCTCGAGCGCGACGGCGTAGCCGGCCCCCGAGGTGCCGCGCTCCACCACTGCCTCCAGCACCTCGCGAGCCCGCGAGGACTGGTCCGCCTCGCGCAGCAGCGCGGCCAGCTCCAGCCGCGACAGGGCCGCCTCGTCCGCATCCTCCAGACGCGGCACCAACTGCTCCAGCGCGTCGCGCAGCCGCGCGGTCTCCTTCCGCTCGCGCAGGCCCGTCACCAGGGCCTTGAGCGCGGTGACGTCCTCGGGCGCGGCCTCCGCCGCGCGCTGCGTGAGGTCCCAGGCCGCGTCCAGGTCGGCGAGCGACTCCGCGGCCACCGTCGCGGCGGCCAAGAGCAGCTCCGCGGCGCGAGAGCCTCCCGCGGCCTCCGCGCCGGACTCGTACACCGCCAGCAGGTCTCCATGGCGGCCCATCGCACGCAGGCCCGCCACCGCGCGGTCGATGACCGAGGCATCCGCGGGCCGCAGCTTCGCCAACGGCAAGAGCGCGTCGATGGCGTCCTTCGGGTCGTCGAAGAGGTCCGCCGCGCGGCGGTACAGCACCTCCGCCGTCGCCGAGTCCTCGGCCCTGCGCGCGAGCTGCAACGAAGCGCGGTACAGGCCCGGCGCGTTGCCCGTGCGCGAGTGGACCTCCGCCAGCAGCGACAGCGCCTCGCGTCCGCGCTCGCTGTCCGGCTCCAGCGCCACCACCGACTCGAAGGCGTCCGCCGCGTCGTGGTACGCGTTCGCGCCCAGCGAGGCATGGCCCAGTCGCAGCCACGTCCGCGTGCGCACGGCCAGGGGCAGCGCGTCTCCACCGGCCGACAGCAGGCGCCGGTCATACGGGCGCGCGGCGGCGGGGCCTCCACTCCGGGCGGCCAGCTCCGCTCGCGCGGACAGCGCCTCCACGTCCTGGCCCGCGTGAGACAGGTACGCGTCGAAGGCCTCCGCGGCCAGCAGCGCCTCGCCCGCGTCGAGCAGGCGGGTGGCTCGCTCACGCCACAGCGGCAGCGCGTCCTCGGGCGGCAGGGCGGCGGCGCGCTGGGCCAGCAGCTCCGACAACCGGCGCACGTCTCCGGCCGCGCGCTCGCGCACGCGCTCGAAGGCCTCCGCGCTCGCGGGGCTCAGCTCGAAGGCGCGGTCCTCGCACAGCAGCGCGCGCTCCCGGGCACCAGCGGCGAGGAAGGCTCGCGCGGCCGCCAGGTAGCTGTCCGCCGCGTCCACGTCCTTCTGGCGCTGGGCCCGGCGCAGCATCAGCTCCGCCAGCGACTGCGGGTCCCCCGTCTCCTCCAGGAAGTCCCGGTGACGGGTGAAGACGGGCTCGCGGAAGGGGTCGGCCTCCAGCAGCACCGCGTCGAACTCGGCGGCGTCCGCGTGCCGCTTCACCTCGTGCAGCAGCTCCGCGGCCTGCGCGGTGAGGTCCAGGTCGTCGGGCCGTGCGGAGCGCGCGGCGATGAAGGCCGCTGCCGCGGCGTCCGGACGTCCCGCCCTGTCGCGATAGAGTACGGCCGCGCGCTGCAACAGCTCCGCGCGACGCTCGTTGTCCGCCTCGCTCTCGGCACACTCCTCGTACCAGGCGGCCAGCTCCGCGAGACGGCCGTCGCGCTCCAGCAGCCGGGCCAGCAGCGCTTCGGCCTCGTCGAGCGAGCGGTCCTGTCGCAGCGCTCCGCGCAGGAAGCGCTCCGCCTCCTCCACGTCGGAGAGCACGCCCAGGTGCAGCTTCGCCAGCCGCAGCCGCAGCGAGGCCGCCTCCTTCGCGTCCTCCAGCAGCGGCAGCGCGCGCTCCAGCCAGAGCGCCTCCGCCTCGGCGTCGTCCCGGCGCTCGGCGAGCGCGGCACCCAACCTCGCGGTGCCCAGGTCCTCCGCCAACGAGAACGCCCGGTCCAGCGCGCTCTCCGCCGCTGGCAGGTCCAGCTTCACGTCGCGCAGCAGCTCCGCGCGCCGACGCTCGCACGCGGCGGCCTCCGGGGCGCGGCCGCGCGACTGCAACAGGTCTCGCGCGTCCGCCAGCGCCCGCAGCGCATCGTCCGCGCGTCCGGTGTTCTCCGCGAGCCGGGCCTCTTCCTCGTAGGCGGCCAGCGTCCCGGTCACGTCGCCCATCTGGAGGCTCAGCGCGGACACCTGGCGCAGCTCCGTGAGCAGCTCCAGCGAGCGTCCCGTCTCGCGGTAGAGCGCCGCGAGCTGGAGGCGCAGCGGCAGCGGGGACGACGCCATCTCCGCGGCGCGGGTCAGCAGCAAGGCCGCGACACCCGCGTCGGCGAGCGAGGCCCGCGCCTTCTCCGCGAGCACCACCAGCCGTCGCACCGTGTCGTCGGAAGGCGCCAGTGCACGCGCGTGGGTGACCCGCACCTCGAACGCGCCGCGCGGGTCGTCCTTCTCCAGCAGCGCGGAGAGCCGCTGCACGGCGGGCTCGCTCAGCGGACGCTCGACGAGCAGCTTCCGGTACGCGCTCACCGCGCGCTTCGTCTCGCCCGCGCTCTCCGCCAGGTCGCCCAGCCGCAGCCACGTCGACTCGGCCGCGTCGGGCGTCGCCGCGAAGTCCACCGTCGCGGCCAGCGTCTCCTGGAGCGGGAGCGCTTCCACCACCGCGCCTCGCAGGTAGAGCAGCTCGGCCAGCGAGGCCAGCTCCTCGCCCCGCGCGGGAACCAGGGCGTGCGCCTTGCGCGCCAGCTTCAGCGCGCGGTCCAGGTCCTGAGCGTCACGCGCATGCGCCGCGCCCTCGCGCAGCAGCGCGGCGGCCTCGGTCGTCCCGGCGCTCTCGGCGGCGGTCTCCAAGA
Encoded here:
- a CDS encoding YfbK domain-containing protein, which translates into the protein MKTAFLRYLCGVLLCLASSAWAQEGSVSGAVLQAPGQQPLEGVKVSAQSPVLPVPRGAVTDARGHFALTALPAGRYTLRFEKESFQSVIRTDVRVEAGQALALKVELVSVGTGAVSTAPAHAFSPLAPLAPPQRWESDGVAWMASARSGDIRDRAPPWVLPQESSPSPSVANSLMLAPGSKLLRDLDPRGFGVNPTIDTEEERISTYPLRVSTASYVLTKGYLARDTLPPEESVRVEDFVNSFDLGEPGELVGPFKLHVEGYPSPSRKGYHFVRVSLHSLEDFSDVGMQVEFDRRVVARYRLVGYEQTSATPEPLDDDAEPEAVPMKAGASVTAIYEVKLIGPGISFATARVLYEVGENTSWRRAYKYLPSSTLRSSSARAAPESRLAFVAAAFAEKLRGSHWTRSLDWARLHALWQDIGAPLTGRPDVVELGALIKKAGSLDQRKDREGSLSNLDPDASPVPGK
- the ddpX gene encoding D-alanyl-D-alanine dipeptidase; its protein translation is MSARRWVWVLGLCMGTSALAEAPSTAKSKPAKARKAGDIAPLVDATSVVEDLALDLRYATADNFLKKKVYPDSARCLLLPESASKLKAAAEVLRPQGYRLKVYDCYRPRAVQWEMWKIMPVPGYVADPRKGSNHNRGGAVDLTLVTLEGKEVEMPTPFDTFTPEAHHGYAGGTEASRKHREILREAMEGAGFVPNRMEWWHYDLPDAKTRPVLDVPFASTKTP
- the queC gene encoding 7-cyano-7-deazaguanine synthase QueC, with amino-acid sequence MTKRAVVLFSGGLDSTTCVAMAKAQGFEPVCLAVSYGQRHSVELEKAREVARALGVKDFRVVGIDLRQIGGSALTADIDVPKDRPADEMSHGVPVTYVPARNALFLSLALGLAEVVEATDLYIGVNAVDYSGYPDCRPEFIRSFEAMANLATKAGAEGARFTVHAPLSGMSKADIIREGTRLGVDYGMTHSCYDPDEQGGACGRCDSCMLRKKGFEEAGVPDPTHYAAGARG